Proteins encoded by one window of Clostridium bornimense:
- a CDS encoding gluconeogenesis factor YvcK family protein produces the protein MKILDWLRPGIKVKRFIMLAVMGMLFITFALAEILVKSREYEIKYTLFYLFIIVTGAFIIYIAATRLMESMIVLINKGYLNVHINSRRLGNLIYEKRLLVKGPKIVVIGGGTGLSTMLRGLKQYTSNITAIVTVADDGGGSGDLREDLGILPPGDIRNCILALSDTEPLMEELLQYRFPDGRLKNQSFGNLFLAAMDGISTNFEEAVKNMSEVLAVTGKVIPVTLDNMKLKATLKDGTVVRGESNIPIEASNRKSPIDKLEIEPKDAKALDEALDAIMNADAIILGPGSLYTSVLPNLLVEEVKEALNKTPALITYVSNVMTQPGETDGFKVSDHLEVINNHIGTNIIDYVIVNDEEISEDLKKKYLDENSIPVEIDEDKIDELDVEVVKANLLAINKNGFVRHNSDVLASVIIEIIMDKKLFYDKKKIIEYFYLSERLKENKNKKEQ, from the coding sequence ATGAAAATCTTAGATTGGTTAAGGCCTGGAATCAAAGTTAAGAGATTTATAATGTTAGCAGTTATGGGAATGCTTTTTATAACATTTGCTTTAGCTGAAATATTAGTGAAATCTAGAGAATATGAAATTAAATACACCTTATTTTATTTATTTATAATTGTTACTGGAGCATTTATAATATATATAGCAGCAACAAGATTAATGGAATCTATGATAGTGCTTATTAATAAAGGATATCTTAATGTTCATATAAATTCACGTAGATTAGGAAACCTTATATATGAGAAGAGATTATTAGTAAAAGGGCCTAAGATAGTAGTTATTGGTGGAGGAACAGGACTTTCTACTATGCTTAGAGGTCTTAAACAATATACTAGTAATATAACAGCCATTGTAACTGTTGCTGATGATGGTGGAGGCTCAGGAGATTTAAGAGAGGATTTAGGAATACTTCCTCCAGGAGATATACGAAATTGTATATTAGCACTTTCAGATACAGAACCTCTAATGGAAGAGTTGTTACAGTATAGGTTTCCAGATGGAAGATTAAAAAATCAAAGCTTTGGGAATCTTTTTTTAGCAGCTATGGATGGAATATCAACTAATTTTGAGGAAGCTGTAAAAAACATGAGCGAAGTTTTAGCTGTAACAGGAAAGGTTATACCTGTTACTTTAGATAATATGAAATTAAAGGCAACATTAAAAGATGGTACAGTAGTTCGTGGAGAGTCTAATATACCAATAGAAGCTTCTAATAGAAAATCTCCAATAGACAAATTAGAGATAGAACCTAAAGATGCAAAAGCATTAGATGAGGCATTAGATGCTATAATGAATGCAGATGCTATAATACTAGGACCTGGAAGCTTGTATACATCTGTACTTCCAAATCTTTTAGTAGAAGAAGTAAAAGAAGCATTAAATAAGACACCGGCACTTATAACTTACGTTTCTAACGTTATGACACAACCTGGTGAAACTGATGGATTTAAGGTTTCAGATCATTTAGAAGTGATAAATAATCATATAGGTACTAATATAATAGATTATGTTATCGTTAATGATGAAGAAATCAGTGAGGACCTTAAGAAAAAATACCTAGATGAAAATTCTATACCAGTAGAAATAGATGAAGATAAAATTGATGAATTAGACGTTGAGGTAGTAAAGGCAAACTTACTTGCTATAAACAAAAATGGTTTTGTAAGACATAATTCCGATGTATTAGCATCAGTTATTATAGAAATTATAATGGATAAGAAGTTATTTTATGATAAAAAGAAGATAATAGAATATTTCTACTTATCCGAGCGTTTGAAAGAGAATAAAAATAAAAAGGAGCAGTAA
- a CDS encoding methionine adenosyltransferase domain-containing protein, translating into MGGPQGNSGLTDRKIIVDSYGGAEEHR; encoded by the coding sequence ATTGGTGGTCCTCAAGGCAATTCAGGATTAACAGACAGAAAAATAATAGTAGATTCTTATGGAGGTGCTGAAGAACATAGATGA
- a CDS encoding 50S ribosomal protein L11 methyltransferase yields MKKIILEVANKNLDNIIEVLNIHDIYNIYYDQPFQVTTTEYGYGYVEDEDSIFNLNIIIENDEDLDNMTNLLSKILPNYTLSIEDVDTSNFDNTFEPLDLHNGYIICSPDDNIDDSSLEKIYFIPQGAFGTGLHETTQDCLRYILKSDLKNKSVLDIGTGSGILSLASAKKDASKIIALDIRDVSAEIEYNASLNSISNIEVAVGNALDDEIKFDEKFDFVIINIGGEETLMFKDFIYNTLKDNGTLLISGLVTWSYEDVLKGLSDLNLTIIDKSISNEWVTVLCKQNPK; encoded by the coding sequence ATGAAAAAAATAATATTAGAAGTTGCAAATAAAAATTTAGATAATATAATTGAAGTTTTAAATATACATGATATTTATAATATTTACTATGATCAACCTTTTCAAGTCACTACAACAGAGTATGGCTACGGATATGTAGAAGATGAAGATTCCATTTTTAATTTAAATATTATTATTGAAAATGATGAGGACTTAGATAATATGACAAATCTATTATCTAAAATATTACCAAACTACACTTTATCAATAGAAGATGTTGATACTAGTAATTTCGATAACACCTTTGAACCGTTAGACTTACATAATGGATATATAATTTGCTCTCCTGATGATAATATTGACGACTCATCACTAGAAAAAATTTATTTTATACCACAAGGTGCTTTTGGAACAGGTCTTCATGAGACTACTCAAGATTGTTTAAGATATATTCTTAAAAGCGACTTAAAAAATAAATCAGTACTAGACATTGGAACTGGTTCAGGAATACTTTCTCTTGCCTCTGCAAAAAAAGATGCATCTAAAATTATAGCTTTAGACATAAGAGATGTATCTGCAGAAATAGAATATAATGCTTCATTAAATTCAATAAGTAATATCGAAGTTGCTGTTGGAAATGCCCTTGATGATGAAATAAAATTCGATGAAAAATTTGATTTTGTTATTATTAATATAGGTGGAGAAGAAACCCTTATGTTTAAAGATTTTATTTATAATACTTTAAAAGATAATGGTACTCTACTAATTTCAGGTCTTGTTACTTGGAGCTATGAAGATGTGTTAAAAGGACTATCTGATCTTAATTTGACTATTATAGATAAATCTATATCTAATGAATGGGTTACTGTTTTATGCAAACAAAACCCAAAATAA
- a CDS encoding glycosyltransferase family 4 protein codes for MKILMLTWEYPPKAKGELADYVYNLSKELTILGHEVDVITLEEGVSPVYEDIEGVKVHRVTPCNIATEDFTKWIMHLNFSMIEEGTRLINREGNFDIIHCHDWNTSYAAKVLKWSHSIPLISTMHGTEVGRSNGIKNEIQRYIASVEWLLTYESSKIIACDNYMEEEIQRLFSLPMGKVTVIPKGIRINSNVNIFDKKSFKNRFAREDEKIVLFVGNLDYDKGVSLLIEAARMILNERWDVKFVVVGTGDSSEELKSICKRNNIENKVLFTGALSDEDVEKLYNIADVTVFPGAYKPFGKETIEAMAAGCPVIVADTEKVVDPIIHKVNGLKMLKGNPESLKDNINIAINDLPLRPILIENAKEMLKSRYCWKSVAKEVESRYKDILEEVKGTSWSREKVEEVSESEVEAKNVIEKNKEINKVEVDKIEEKEAEINIENKIEEESVKKTIETVAKEESKTIEKEEKKSTNTETKSTTTRGRKPRKTTTKKTTAIKAKKVEEVVDKNKDEKEEAVITEIELKE; via the coding sequence ATGAAAATATTGATGTTAACTTGGGAGTACCCACCTAAAGCTAAAGGGGAATTAGCAGATTATGTATATAATTTATCAAAAGAACTTACTATATTAGGACACGAGGTGGATGTTATTACTTTAGAAGAGGGAGTATCACCTGTATATGAAGATATTGAGGGGGTAAAGGTACATAGAGTAACTCCTTGTAATATAGCTACTGAAGATTTTACAAAATGGATAATGCACTTAAATTTCTCTATGATAGAAGAAGGAACAAGACTTATAAATAGAGAAGGAAATTTCGATATAATTCACTGTCATGATTGGAATACTTCCTATGCAGCAAAGGTATTAAAGTGGAGTCATAGTATACCGCTTATATCTACAATGCATGGTACAGAAGTAGGAAGAAGTAATGGAATAAAAAATGAAATTCAAAGATATATAGCTTCTGTAGAATGGCTATTAACATATGAATCATCTAAGATAATAGCCTGTGATAATTATATGGAAGAGGAAATACAAAGACTATTTTCATTACCAATGGGAAAGGTTACAGTTATTCCTAAGGGAATAAGAATTAATTCTAATGTTAATATATTTGATAAAAAATCTTTTAAAAATAGATTTGCTAGAGAAGATGAAAAAATAGTTCTCTTTGTAGGAAATCTTGATTATGATAAAGGAGTTTCATTACTTATAGAGGCTGCCAGAATGATATTAAATGAAAGATGGGATGTTAAATTTGTTGTAGTTGGAACTGGAGATAGTAGTGAAGAATTAAAATCTATATGTAAAAGAAATAATATAGAAAATAAAGTTCTATTTACAGGAGCATTAAGTGATGAAGATGTAGAAAAGTTATATAATATTGCTGATGTAACAGTATTTCCAGGGGCATATAAACCGTTTGGTAAAGAAACTATTGAAGCTATGGCAGCAGGATGTCCAGTTATAGTGGCTGATACAGAAAAAGTTGTAGATCCAATTATTCATAAAGTTAATGGATTGAAGATGTTAAAAGGAAATCCAGAAAGTTTAAAGGATAATATTAACATAGCCATTAATGATCTTCCATTAAGACCAATTCTTATTGAGAATGCGAAGGAAATGTTGAAATCTAGATATTGTTGGAAGTCAGTAGCTAAAGAAGTAGAGTCTAGATACAAAGATATTCTAGAGGAAGTGAAAGGTACTAGTTGGAGTAGAGAAAAAGTGGAAGAAGTTTCTGAAAGTGAAGTAGAAGCTAAAAATGTTATCGAAAAAAATAAAGAAATTAACAAAGTTGAAGTTGATAAAATAGAAGAGAAAGAAGCAGAAATTAATATTGAAAATAAAATAGAAGAAGAAAGCGTAAAAAAAACTATTGAAACAGTAGCAAAAGAAGAATCTAAAACTATAGAAAAGGAAGAAAAAAAATCTACTAATACAGAAACAAAAAGCACTACAACAAGAGGAAGAAAACCAAGAAAAACAACTACAAAAAAAACTACGGCTATAAAAGCAAAAAAAGTAGAAGAAGTAGTAGATAAAAATAAAGATGAAAAAGAAGAAGCTGTAATAACAGAGATAGAGTTAAAGGAATAA
- the rapZ gene encoding RNase adapter RapZ produces MRFVIVTGLSGAGKTQAIRSLEDIGYFCVDNLPPTLIPKFAEACFQSDVKIEKIALVIDIRGGLFFDDLFESLNYLQSENYGYEILYLEASDEVLIKRYKESRRKHPLSPEGRVLDGILLEKTKLKAVRDISNNIIDTTTLSARELREDIEKIYVEEGQLESRLSISILSFGFKYGIPVDSDLVMDVRFLPNPFYIKELKPNSGKDNDVRDYVFSFKQTTDFVDKYEDLLEFLIPNYLREGKKQLIVSIGCTGGRHRSVAIAEELYKRLSESGHRVNIYHRDINEDINRKGEKKL; encoded by the coding sequence ATGAGATTTGTAATAGTTACAGGGTTATCAGGAGCCGGGAAGACACAGGCTATACGAAGTTTAGAGGACATAGGATATTTTTGTGTAGATAACTTACCTCCAACATTAATACCTAAATTTGCTGAAGCATGTTTTCAATCAGATGTAAAAATAGAAAAAATAGCACTTGTTATAGATATTAGAGGTGGCTTATTCTTTGATGATTTATTTGAAAGTTTAAATTATCTTCAAAGTGAAAATTACGGATATGAGATATTATATTTAGAAGCTTCTGATGAAGTTCTTATTAAGAGATATAAAGAATCTAGAAGAAAACATCCATTATCACCAGAAGGAAGAGTGTTAGATGGAATTTTATTAGAAAAAACTAAATTAAAGGCTGTAAGAGATATTTCTAATAATATAATAGACACTACAACTCTTTCAGCAAGAGAATTAAGAGAAGATATTGAAAAGATATATGTAGAAGAAGGACAACTAGAAAGCAGACTATCTATAAGCATATTATCTTTTGGATTTAAGTATGGAATACCAGTAGATTCAGATTTAGTAATGGATGTTAGGTTTTTACCAAATCCTTTTTATATAAAAGAGCTTAAACCTAACTCAGGAAAAGATAATGATGTTAGAGACTATGTTTTTAGTTTTAAACAAACAACAGATTTTGTAGATAAATATGAAGATTTATTAGAATTTTTAATTCCTAATTATTTAAGGGAAGGTAAAAAGCAACTTATTGTATCTATAGGATGTACTGGTGGAAGACATAGATCTGTAGCTATAGCAGAGGAACTTTATAAAAGGTTATCTGAAAGTGGTCATAGAGTTAATATTTATCATAGAGATATTAATGAGGATATTAATAGAAAAGGTGAAAAGAAACTATGA
- the whiA gene encoding DNA-binding protein WhiA: MSFSAKVKSEICRVAEYPREESLAIISAIMKVSGTLMLGSHKSFSFRVSTENPAIARLLFKLLKESFGIHSKLMVKKSNSLKKNNIYMVVIDEKMGAKDLLLEVGVMIECDGIITLNYSIPEFVLKDDNIKRAYIKGAFLGGGSISNPEKTYHLEFVTHNVDYAKELSALINKYGINSKVIQRKSSYIIYIKEGEQIVDLLNIVGAHSSLLFFENIRIMKEMRNNVNRLVNCETANLSKTVNAAVRQIESIKLISSTIGLNRLPKNLRDIAELRLSYPDESLKDLGEMLNPPVGKSGVNHRLRRIEKIASEIRNEQY; encoded by the coding sequence ATGTCATTTTCAGCAAAGGTAAAAAGTGAGATATGTAGAGTAGCGGAGTATCCTAGAGAAGAGTCCTTAGCTATTATATCAGCAATAATGAAAGTTAGTGGAACTCTTATGCTAGGTTCTCATAAGTCATTCTCTTTTAGAGTATCTACAGAAAATCCTGCCATAGCAAGACTTTTATTTAAGTTGTTAAAGGAAAGCTTTGGAATTCACTCTAAATTAATGGTTAAGAAGAGTAATTCACTGAAGAAAAATAATATATATATGGTAGTAATTGACGAAAAAATGGGAGCAAAGGATTTACTTTTAGAAGTAGGGGTAATGATAGAGTGTGATGGTATAATTACTTTAAATTATAGTATACCTGAATTTGTACTGAAAGATGATAATATAAAAAGAGCATATATAAAAGGAGCATTTTTAGGTGGGGGAAGTATATCAAATCCAGAAAAGACATATCATTTAGAATTTGTAACTCACAATGTTGACTATGCAAAAGAATTATCAGCATTAATAAATAAGTATGGTATAAATTCTAAAGTTATTCAAAGGAAATCAAGTTATATTATCTATATAAAAGAAGGGGAACAAATAGTAGATTTGCTAAACATTGTCGGTGCTCATTCATCATTATTATTCTTTGAAAATATAAGAATAATGAAGGAAATGAGAAATAACGTAAATCGCTTAGTTAACTGCGAAACAGCTAACTTATCAAAGACTGTTAATGCTGCAGTAAGACAAATAGAAAGTATAAAACTTATTTCTAGTACAATTGGATTAAATAGATTACCTAAAAATTTAAGAGATATCGCAGAGCTTAGATTATCATATCCTGATGAATCACTGAAAGACTTAGGAGAAATGCTGAATCCACCAGTTGGAAAATCAGGAGTCAATCATAGGCTAAGAAGAATTGAAAAAATTGCTTCTGAGATAAGAAATGAACAATATTAA
- a CDS encoding polymorphic toxin-type HINT domain-containing protein, with protein sequence MNITDGSHRTKYYLSGDAVTLEDNGTDKIYYTYDADGDLISMNLNGKEYFYIRNVQNDVIGLHDSEGKVVVSYSYDTWGNIVSITGSLKDSVGVKNPYRYRGYRYDEETGMYYLQSRYYNAEWGRFVNCDDIGGKIGELGTHNAFKYCFNNPVNMSDESGQWPKWMKSKTFKKIAIGVAVISAAAVVTVATGGAAAGTLLAAVHCVASGALVGAIVGATTGAVIGAATRVVSNRVTTGSWKGSRKAAISGAADGFMEGAITGAITGGVTSNACFIAGTVISTQLGKKAIEDVKVGDMVYSENPETGEKGFKRVVQTFENETDELVHIKVNGEEIVTTPEHPFYVPRQGWTEAIKLRAGDILVLVNGKEVVVEKVQHEILETPIKVYNFEVEDYHTYYVSNSGVLVHNQCTNPYGKKGGPAHQAKIAELEKAFGKNGFKVKKEVAIKISDGFKKTRYADISATRNNKTIYIQVGRQTKSGMPVIRERRAISDIESEGGTVFFFPYN encoded by the coding sequence GTGAATATTACGGATGGTAGTCATCGGACAAAGTATTATCTCTCAGGAGATGCAGTAACACTTGAAGATAATGGAACAGATAAGATATACTATACATATGATGCCGATGGCGATCTAATATCTATGAATCTAAATGGAAAAGAATACTTCTACATAAGAAATGTACAAAATGATGTAATAGGACTACATGATAGTGAAGGAAAAGTAGTAGTAAGTTATAGTTATGATACATGGGGAAATATAGTATCAATAACAGGAAGTTTAAAAGATAGTGTAGGAGTAAAGAACCCATATAGATATAGAGGATATAGATATGATGAAGAGACTGGAATGTATTATCTTCAAAGTAGATATTATAATGCAGAGTGGGGAAGGTTTGTAAATTGTGATGATATTGGTGGGAAAATAGGTGAACTAGGAACTCACAATGCATTTAAATATTGTTTCAATAATCCAGTAAATATGAGTGATGAAAGTGGTCAATGGCCAAAGTGGATGAAATCTAAAACTTTTAAAAAAATTGCAATTGGAGTTGCGGTAATTTCGGCAGCTGCGGTAGTTACTGTAGCAACAGGAGGTGCAGCAGCAGGAACATTATTAGCGGCAGTTCATTGTGTAGCAAGTGGTGCATTAGTGGGAGCTATAGTAGGCGCAACAACTGGTGCAGTAATAGGTGCAGCCACTAGAGTAGTATCAAATAGAGTAACGACGGGAAGTTGGAAGGGTTCGCGTAAGGCAGCGATAAGTGGTGCTGCAGATGGATTTATGGAAGGAGCTATAACAGGAGCTATAACGGGAGGGGTAACAAGTAATGCGTGTTTTATAGCTGGTACTGTAATATCAACACAATTGGGTAAAAAAGCAATAGAAGATGTAAAAGTTGGAGATATGGTATATTCAGAAAATCCTGAAACGGGAGAGAAAGGATTTAAGAGAGTAGTTCAAACCTTTGAGAATGAAACAGATGAATTAGTACATATAAAAGTAAATGGAGAAGAAATAGTAACAACACCAGAGCATCCATTTTATGTACCAAGACAAGGGTGGACAGAAGCTATAAAACTAAGAGCTGGAGATATTCTTGTATTAGTAAATGGAAAAGAAGTAGTTGTTGAAAAGGTACAACATGAAATATTGGAGACACCAATAAAGGTATATAATTTTGAAGTCGAAGATTATCATACTTATTATGTTTCTAATAGTGGTGTATTGGTACATAATCAATGTACAAATCCATATGGGAAAAAAGGTGGACCAGCACATCAAGCTAAGATAGCAGAACTTGAAAAGGCATTTGGAAAAAATGGATTTAAAGTAAAAAAAGAAGTGGCAATAAAAATAAGTGATGGGTTTAAAAAGACAAGATATGCTGATATTTCAGCTACAAGAAATAATAAAACAATATATATTCAGGTTGGACGACAAACAAAAAGTGGAATGCCTGTAATAAGAGAAAGGAGAGCTATTAGTGATATAGAAAGTGAAGGCGGAACAGTATTCTTTTTTCCTTATAATTAG
- a CDS encoding RHS repeat-associated core domain-containing protein: protein MNITDGSHRAKYYLSGDAVTLEENGIHKIYYTYAGSGDLISMNLNGKEYFYIRNVQNDVIGLHDTEGKVVVSYSYDTWGNIVSITGSLKDSVGKKNPYRYRGYRYDEETGMYYLQSRYYNAEWGRFINEDCYIGEMNEILSCNMFAYCSNNPVNAEDTDGEFLAALRYAKTLFKVARVATKVLAVMSTPAAVVVTAVVLVTVVSVYAYTRYKANNVAQAKNKPKNKPKVNNKSDNQISNDEVSANPSSRPKNYTPPGAGRHGAFREAKRKSGIPVTQTPVTTPAVDKRGKPIQGRDYDFGNGKVIRDHSGGHTFKDDPTQNRGPHINDVNGNHYDYTVRGD, encoded by the coding sequence GTGAATATTACGGATGGTAGTCATCGGGCAAAATATTATCTATCAGGAGATGCAGTAACACTTGAAGAAAATGGAATACATAAGATATACTATACATATGCTGGTTCCGGCGATTTAATATCTATGAATCTAAATGGAAAAGAGTACTTCTATATCAGAAATGTACAAAATGATGTAATAGGACTACATGATACAGAAGGAAAAGTAGTAGTAAGTTATAGTTATGATACATGGGGAAATATAGTATCAATAACAGGAAGTTTAAAGGATAGTGTAGGTAAAAAGAACCCATATAGATACAGAGGATATAGATATGATGAAGAAACTGGAATGTATTATCTGCAAAGTAGATATTATAATGCAGAGTGGGGAAGGTTTATAAATGAAGATTGTTACATAGGTGAAATGAATGAGATTTTATCTTGTAATATGTTTGCATATTGTAGTAATAATCCAGTAAATGCAGAGGATACAGATGGGGAATTTTTAGCAGCTTTAAGATATGCAAAAACGTTATTTAAAGTTGCAAGGGTAGCGACCAAGGTGTTAGCTGTTATGAGTACACCAGCAGCAGTAGTTGTAACTGCAGTAGTGTTAGTAACTGTTGTTAGTGTGTATGCATATACAAGATACAAAGCTAATAACGTTGCACAAGCAAAAAATAAACCTAAAAATAAACCTAAAGTAAATAATAAAAGTGATAATCAAATTTCGAATGATGAAGTTTCGGCAAATCCATCATCAAGACCTAAAAATTATACACCACCGGGGGCAGGAAGACATGGTGCCTTTAGAGAAGCTAAAAGGAAAAGTGGTATACCAGTTACACAGACACCAGTAACAACACCCGCAGTTGATAAAAGAGGAAAACCGATACAAGGCAGAGACTATGATTTTGGTAATGGAAAAGTAATAAGAGATCATTCAGGAGGGCATACATTTAAAGATGATCCAACACAAAATAGAGGACCTCATATTAATGATGTAAATGGAAATCATTATGATTATACTGTAAGAGGAGATTAA
- a CDS encoding NAD(+) synthase — MNFVKVSAASPKVTVADVEYNYNQIIDLIDKAVEEDVKFIVFPELSLTSYTCADLFLNFSLIKTSEIYLDKLCNYSKNKDIVIVVGAPILVKDKLYNCGVSIFNGKILGIVPKSFLPNYSEFYEKRWFAEGIDIRDSYIDLSFQKNIPFGVDLIFKDNNINFFIEICEDLWVAIPPSSYASIAGANIIGNLSASNEIVGKASYRKDLIKNQSARTLSSYIYSSAGVHESTTDLLFSGDLLIAENGGILASGERFSRESQLITSCIDIEKLTFERMKNSSFTNTLKNVPKFREIEIGFKSLNFKTFNRFVDKHPFVPSNPKEIEERCEEIFAIQSSALAKRFEHTKSKKAVIGISGGLDSTLALLVVIRTFDMLGMDRKNIVTITMPGFGTTDRTYNNAVDLCKLLNCDFREINIVEASLQHFKDIGHDKDIHDVTYENVQARERTQILMDIANKEGGLLIGTGDLSELALGWCTYNGDHMSMYGVNGSIPKTLVKYLVRYVATHKMDEESKAVLLDILDTPISPELLPKGKNGDIVQKTEDVVGPYELHDFFLYHFIRSGAEKDKISFLAKEAFKNDYDEETIDKWLDKFITRFFTQQFKRSALPDGPKVGTVSLSPRGDLRMPSDASYNSFR, encoded by the coding sequence ATGAACTTTGTAAAAGTATCAGCTGCTTCTCCTAAAGTAACTGTAGCTGATGTTGAATATAATTATAATCAAATAATCGATTTAATTGATAAAGCTGTAGAAGAAGATGTTAAGTTTATTGTTTTCCCTGAACTTTCCCTTACTTCTTATACTTGTGCAGATTTATTTCTTAACTTTTCTCTTATAAAAACTAGTGAAATATACTTAGATAAATTATGTAACTATTCTAAAAATAAAGATATTGTTATAGTAGTTGGTGCTCCTATATTAGTTAAAGATAAACTATATAACTGTGGTGTCAGTATTTTTAATGGTAAGATTCTTGGAATAGTACCTAAGAGTTTTCTTCCAAACTACTCAGAGTTTTATGAAAAAAGATGGTTTGCAGAAGGTATCGATATTAGAGACTCTTATATAGATCTTTCTTTCCAAAAGAACATTCCTTTTGGTGTAGATTTAATTTTTAAAGATAATAATATTAACTTCTTTATAGAAATTTGCGAAGATCTTTGGGTTGCAATACCACCTAGTTCTTATGCATCTATTGCCGGTGCTAATATTATAGGAAATTTATCTGCATCAAATGAAATTGTAGGAAAAGCTTCTTATAGAAAAGACCTTATTAAAAATCAAAGTGCAAGAACTTTAAGCTCTTACATATATTCATCTGCTGGTGTTCATGAATCTACTACAGACTTACTTTTCAGTGGAGACTTACTTATCGCTGAAAATGGAGGAATTTTAGCTTCTGGCGAAAGATTCTCAAGAGAAAGTCAACTTATAACTTCTTGTATAGACATTGAAAAGCTTACTTTTGAAAGAATGAAAAATTCTTCTTTTACCAACACATTAAAAAATGTACCTAAATTTAGAGAAATTGAAATCGGCTTTAAATCTCTTAATTTTAAAACATTTAATAGATTTGTAGATAAACATCCATTTGTACCAAGCAATCCTAAAGAAATTGAAGAACGTTGTGAAGAAATATTTGCTATTCAATCTTCTGCTCTAGCCAAAAGATTTGAACATACAAAATCAAAAAAAGCTGTCATTGGAATTTCTGGTGGTCTAGATTCTACTTTAGCATTACTAGTAGTTATAAGAACTTTTGATATGCTTGGAATGGATAGAAAAAATATTGTTACAATCACAATGCCAGGTTTCGGTACTACTGATAGAACTTATAATAATGCCGTAGATCTTTGTAAACTACTTAATTGTGACTTTAGGGAAATAAATATCGTTGAAGCTTCCCTTCAACATTTCAAAGATATCGGTCATGATAAAGATATTCACGATGTTACCTATGAAAATGTTCAAGCAAGAGAAAGAACTCAAATTCTTATGGACATAGCAAACAAGGAAGGCGGTTTATTAATTGGAACTGGAGACCTTTCAGAGTTAGCTCTTGGATGGTGTACATATAATGGAGATCATATGTCTATGTATGGTGTTAATGGATCAATTCCTAAAACTTTAGTTAAATATTTAGTTAGATATGTAGCTACTCATAAAATGGATGAAGAATCTAAAGCGGTATTATTAGATATATTAGATACTCCTATATCTCCAGAATTATTACCAAAAGGTAAGAATGGTGATATAGTTCAAAAAACTGAAGATGTTGTTGGGCCTTATGAACTACACGACTTCTTCCTATATCACTTTATAAGAAGTGGCGCTGAAAAAGATAAAATAAGTTTCTTAGCTAAAGAAGCCTTTAAAAATGACTATGATGAAGAAACTATAGATAAATGGTTAGATAAATTTATAACTCG